The DNA sequence GCTTGCAGAAGCTCTATTCGAATATGGCAAGGGTGAAAATGAACGGGCGTTGGAATTTCTTGACGAGACATTTGATGCTATTAACTACAAGGTAGATTGgagcttggggggggggggggggattctaTTGTTTATTTAGCATTATCTCTATTTATTTCATGTATGACAAGTAAATAATACTTTGTGACAGATTATTGGAGCATCAGACGAACAGCTTGATGTTTTCAATGATGTTTGGATCACTATGTTGTTAAACAGTGGTCAAGCTACAAAAGGTATACCATTTCAGTGAACCTCaccttttgcttttttttttttcctttttttttattaGTACCTTTTGATATACACTTAAAAGTGTCGTAGTCACTTATGCTTAAGTTGCGATTTTGGAACTCACAGCTATTCAGGCGATAGAGAAGCAGCTAAAGAAGAGGGAAGGAACCCCGTTCTTATGGCGCCTCCTGGTATGTCTTAGCTCTCTGCTCCATAATTTTGGCTTCTTAGCTGAATAGATTGTTCAGGAATAACTGCACTTTTCATTGCCATCTCTTAGGTTTTATCAATTGCCTCGCATAAAACCTTTAATCTTTTCTGACATGCCTCAACAAGACAAATTGACGATGAGGAATTACGGTTTAGTTTGACTTTAGTTTCTCCAAATTCTGCGGTAATTTTATGTAATAATATGAAGGTAAATGGAATAATGTACCAACAAAGAGTGTTCTTTCATGTATTATAAGTATCTACATATACATATTCCAGCTATAAAAATATCCCATGCGTCAATAATCTGTATTTAATGTCCTGATAAGTTTCTAACGACACAAAAGTTTGATGCGTCAATAACAATGCGCATTGCAGTCATCATCATTTGTTCTTCTTTCTCTCCACCGGTACATTCACACAACAATGCAGAGGAAGAGATTAAGTAAAGAGATTATTTTTGTCACAAACATTAGGAAAGAATTTAGACGAGTAAATAAAGTACCAAAGTGAATGTTCTCAAGTATGAAATATGTTTGGACATAGATCTCAAGGTTGCAATGTCCATAGATTCACCTCTTGGTAAAGGGCGCAAATATTGGAGATGCCACCAGAAGCCCAACATAAAACATGAAAGCAGATAATATGACGCCATTCTAAAAATGATTCAAATTAAAATCATCCATGTTTAACTTCAATGTTAAGCAGAACCTGGGAGGAAAGATCACAAATCACATAGATACGACAAGTAACCTGATTATTCGCAGCAGATACGTCATAACAAATAGTTCATATTatatcaaagaaaaaaaaagcaaTAAAGATGCACCATCTTACACCCTACTTGCATCAATTCTAACTTTATCAAATACAAAGGCTAAATCTTTCTAATTATTTTTACCACTTTCTGGTCCAAACATAGGTTGAgtacaaacaatatcaaaatgggTAGGCAAAacttgttaaaaaaaatattatatggaAATTCTCTAACAGACAAAACATCAACAAATAATGTATTTCTGTTAAGCATTTGAATTGGGAGTGATTTGAGCACAAGTTTCGTGGAAATAATTGAAGTACAACGTAAAATAACATCAAGGTACGCTCAGGTCATGTGGAtcttgaaaaaataattaaacaCGTATCGCACATTCTTTAGGTGTTTCATTTTTTCAAGATCCACAGGACCTTGTGAGCAGCCTGCTGATGTTATTCTACATTGTACTTCAATTATTTCCACTGAATCTGTGTTCAAATCACTTCCAATTCAAAGGCTTAAAAGAAACACATTGTTTGTTAATGTTTTGTTTGTTAGAGAATTCCCGGATAATATTTGTTTTACAAGTTTTGCCTTACCCATTTTAATATTCTTTGTACTCATTCTATGTCTGGACCTGAAAGTTGGAAAGATTTGGCCTTTGTGTTTGATAAAGTTAGAATTGGTAAAAGAAGAGTGTAGGATAGTGCATCCTTattgttttttttctttatttaaccTAAACTATTTGTTTATGATGCATCTACTGCGAATTATCAGGTTATTTGTCGTATTCTATGTGATATGAAATCTTTCCTCCTTGGTTCTACTTTTCTTTAAAGTCATCATGATCTTGTTTCTGTTTGTTTGCAGGGGTGATTTTAATTTGAATCATTTTTAGGATGCCGTCATATTATCTGTTTTCATGTTTGGGCTTCTGGTGGCATCTCTAATATGCGTGCCCCTTTGTCAAGAGGTGAATCCATGTACATTACAAGCTTGAGATCTAGGTCCAAATATATTTCATACTTAAGAACATTCGCTTTGGCACTTAATTTACTGGTCTAAATGCTTTCCTATTGTTTATCTAAAAAACAATCTCTTTACTTTACCTCGTTATTTGCATTACTGTGTGAATATACCGGGGGAGAGAAAGTATGCGAATGATGATGACAAGAATGCACACCGTTGTTGACATATTCTGTGTGGAATGTGTCTCAGTTTTGAGGACTTTTTATTCAGAAGTTGCATCAAGGAATTAAAGCAAATCCATTTATGTATTTGTTGATTcagtttaggaaaataataattatttcggTTGTGTAAGACTGTTTAAAAACGAATGAAGTTGTGATTGTACTTTGCTAGTATTTTGGATACCCTTGGTTTCGGACCTTTTGGTTCAAGTGAAACTAGTTATAAATGTATACATATGCCCAAGTAAACAGTAAGAGATGTTCCTATGTTTTGTTATTGTTTACAGTTTTCTCTCGTCTGATTTGGATGTATTTGGTCCTAGTTTAAGTTTGGTCAAAAAAATTTGGCATTCTAGATTTAAGCATGTAGTTGTTCCTCTTGCTTATAAAATTCTTGTGACAAGACATTATCTGTGTAGACTTCGTTTTGCAAGATAGTAATTTTAGTCTTGTAAAAAATATGGATATCCGTGAGTTTATACGTACAAAAGATGGGCGGCTTGGGTTTTTTTCTACCCCATATTTGATCCAACCCGCCCATTTGCCAGCAGTCCAGCACTAGTCATGATTAGTCTCATTGGAAAAAAGTTGAAGTCCTGCAGTGTATCTAGAGGTGTCAAAATTGGCGTAGAAAAATATGACCTCTCCAAGGTTGGCCGGTCATTGACCTCTCCATTTGTTGAATTTAGTGCATCTAAAGTTGGGCTGATTTACTTTGCCAAaatatctttaattttttttggttttgttttgtatgttatatatgaccataacaaaagaaaaaaaagcttATTTGGTAATTAAACAATTCATAAGAaataacacatattaattaaagttTGGTAAGGGTTGAGTGGGTTAGCAATGAACCAAGTTTTAGCCCATTTTGACCCACCTCATCGCAACCCAAGTAACTTTTTGAGCGGGTCAATGACTCGCCCATTTATTGATTTAGCCAATTTTGACCATCCCAAAATCAGCTAACCCGCCCATTTGACCCCCCCTAAGTGaaaaaaaaaagggcagcccggtgcactaagctcccgctatgtgcgaggtccggggaagggccggaccacaagggtctattataCGCGGCCTTACCCTACGTTTCTGCAAATTTCCACGGTTCAAATGAAATTAAATGGGGATATAGCTGCAGTCTTAATTGTGAATCTGAGGTGCAATTTCCTTTGGAGGACAATTTTTTCTATAAAAATTCCACCTTGTGATGTCAAAGGATCAGGCACAGACCTCTACCAGTATATTAGAGTCTAAAAATTAGACCTGAAGGCTTAGTACCTTACCATTTTTAAGAGCCTTGTATACTATATAGATTGAGAACTATATTATCAGAGGCAGTAAATTAGATTATCTTGTATTATTGTTGCTTCTTGGTGCAGGAAAAAGGTTATTCAGTGTCAAGAAAGAAGGAAGCAATAGATGCAGGCAAAAAAGCTCGGGCATTGGAAGCGGCATACTTTGAATAATCAATCCAGCAGAGGAAGATAGCTATCAATATTAGTGATTTTCACTTCTTGTATTCCTCTTTTCTAGAATTTGAGTAGTGCTAAAATGTAAATTTTTTCCCTGTTGTATTTTATGAATAAAGCAGTGTCCCCTGAGCCAATTTTATCGTTGGAGGCTGGAGACACTCGTGCAGGTTAAAGATGTAAACTCTGAAATCTTAAATAATTGGACACAAGTTTAAGTTTTGTGTATCAACAGTACTGTAAATTGGAAAACAAAACAATAACATGTTGTATCCGTTTAAATTATTGACAATGTGAATTCTTTTaacattatatacgtgtatataaatTGAATCCGAAGACTTAACGTGCCACATGGTATAGTAGTTCTGATCCTTAAGAGTATCCCATGAGGTGCAATAATGTTGGCCAATAATTTTGTATTCTTTTAACTCAAGAGGTGACCTTACATTACTTGTTCCTTTTTGCCTGAATAACTTGCTTTTTCCCCCAACCTGCTCATTTTTGTAAATAGATAAAGTCAAATCCATGAGTGTAGATGTTTCCCAAAGATTCAAAACTTAGATGGCTCCACATTTTAGGTGAAAAGGACATGAAAATAGTGCAGTTTTGGTATGAAAAGAGCATCAAATACTATAGTTTTTCCTATAGAGTAGAAATGATAATTATAGTAGAAGGCGTTAGGGTAGACTGTTTACATTATATTCTTGAAGGACTAGAGTGCAGCACTGTCTACGAACCTTGTTCGAAAACGAGATACTTGGTGCACTCGGCTACTTTTTTTTGATCCCATAGTTTAATATAAGTGTTTCCAAGTTAGCTTTGTTGCATGTCAAAGTGTGTGATAGACTAAGTTCCTTCTGTATATTTGAACCAACACTAAtggataatttttttatatttttagataCGATCTCTATTGAGAAAAAGGGCTATCACAAGATCTTGTTTGAGCTTTGGGAGTAATAACTTTCTCAATTATCATCAAGGTAAAATCAAACAGCAAAAAGTAAATTCACGAGGGGTTGTGTATGTAAGAAACAAACACTAAAGAAAGTTGGATCTATTCACATTCCATTTTACCACAATCAAACAAAACTTCACCTGACACCTTTTCAGTCCAaagcaccccccccccccaaaaccccaCATGTGCAATTCACATTTACACTTTTATTTTCAAGTAACTTGTGCACAACTGATTTTTCAATGAGATAATTGGTAGTACCTCATTAATACAAATATCGTGCACAGCTTTAACTATTATATTAGATATCCACTACCTCCCGTTAGTACAATTATAGTGCAGAATGCTACTATTCTATCAAATATCGACTACACACAAGTACCGATTAACCCTGTAACATGATGGACTTAGTCGATTAGACCTAGCCCATCAGGAACCACCATGTTACTAGAATTTGAAGTCCTCAATATACCACCACCACTTCCAACTCCTCTTGCCCTTCCCCTTATCCGTCTCAACTCTGCCACCACATCCCTTGAATCAGGCCGATCATCCTTATCGGCCGCTACGCACCGGAACGCGAGCTCCGCCACCGCACCAACCCCTTCTATTGCTTCTCCATCCACCACCAAAACAGGGTCCACAACTTGCTGCAACAACCCCATTTGGATTCTTGAAACTACCATATCAGCCAATGCCATTTCCCTCTTCTCTCTCTTTTGGTCCACAGCTTTCATCCCTGTTATTAATTCCAACAACACAACCCCAAAACTATATATATCACTCTTTTCATTCAATCTAAATGACTTGTGATAATCAGGATCCAAATAACCAGGAGTTCCTTGTGGACCTGTCCAAACTTCACCAGTAGAATCACCAGAAGCAACTGTTGCATCAGTACATACTAAGAGTCTTGAAAGCCCAAAATCACCAACTTTTACCCTCATATCTTTTTCAACAAAAATGTTGGTTGAAGTAATATCTCTATGTACTATAGGTGGAACAACAGAGAAATGCAAGTACTCAATTGCCATTGCTATTTGCAGTGCAATATCAACTCTGAAACTCCAAGTTAAACAACCCTTTTTATACAAATTCTTGTTTCCATGAAGATGGTCAGCAAGTGTACCATTTGGAACATAGTCATAAACCAAAAGTAGCCCTCTTGGATCACTACAATAGCCATGAAGTTTGACTAAATTTGGGTGGTTAATTGATGACAAAATCAAGATTTCATTGCAGAATGACTTTGTTGAAAAAGCTTTAGCCCCAGCTGGAGAATGCTTATGCAAATGCTTAACAGCAACAAGCCTACCATCTTCAAGATTCCCTAAATACACAGAACCAAATCCACCATCCCCTAATTTCCTCTTAGGGTCAAAGTGATTTGTTGAGTTTTCAAGTACTTCATAAGGGAAAACTGGTGGAAGTAAACTAGCAGACCTATGCCTTCTAAGGTAAATAATTGTAGGATCTTCTTCTGAACCTGAACCCTTTTGTCTTGAACGAAAAATGAAGGTTCCAATTGAGAAAACAACTAAAAAACACACAAGTAGAAAGAGCATTGATAACATAACTACATGATTAGCACTTTTTTGTCTAATCAAAGGAGGTGAGTACCTAACTTGAgataaaggaaaacataaaaatgGTTTCTTGGGGTGTGAAGAGTTGAATCCACAAGCACCATTATTAGCTCTACAAGTTTTGCAGCTAGAAAAGTAAGAATCTTGATCCTCATCATATTCTACTTCAATACCCATTTTCAAGAAATCATCAAGAAACCCAAGAATATCACTTTGGCATCTTTCATCAGAGTCAAAATGGTGTCTTGAACCACATTCATGTAGTAGTAAAAGTGGGTTCTTGATCAGCTTACATTGCATAGGACAGTGGCTGCAATTTGGGAGATTTGGTGGTGGACAAGGTTTTAAAGCAGAGAGCCTAGAACAAGAAGAATCAGAGACTTTAAATGGAGAACCAGAGAGTGAAATGGATCTTGAAAAAGAACAGTTGTTGAAGTCAGATTCTTGTGGAGAAAGGAGAAGAGTTGATGAATTAAGCTCATAATGGAGCAAAGAGAAAGTGAAgttattgattgaaataatagcATGTGAAGGTGAACATTGGATTTGAAAAGAAGGGTGACCACAACCAGGAGatgaagaaaaaggaaaagtagGAAAAGAAGTAAAAGGTGGGCATAAGATTTCAGCTTCAGTTGATGGTTTTGAGCAGATATGAGCTGCTGTTGTCTTATTGCTAACCAGAAAAAACAAGATAAGAAAGATAGACAAAAATGGTAAAAATGGCATTATGATGATGAACTCCTACTAGTACTAGGTACTGGAAGTCATTCAAATGAAAAataacaaagaagaagaagaagaagaagaagaagaagaaaagattgAATCTTGGGGGTAAAAGAAAGAGTGTTGAATCTATGATCTAGATTTGGGTTCAGATTCTTTATCTAGTAGTATTATCAGTGTGCATAGGATGTTGGACTTTTTTTTGTTAGTAGAGAAGTGGAGTGTGGGGGGACTCgaggaagaaagaaaagagagaggGTCACGTGAAGATAATTTGGAAGAAGACAAAAAGCAGAAAAGTAAATGATAAATTGTTTGGTCATTTAGCAAAGGAAACCATATAAGGGGCTTGGATTTCAAAAGAGAGATCTTGGAGGAAATTTTGTatgcaattttttttttgagaagaATCAAGAAATGTCATTGACATAGAGTTGCAATGTGATACTCCCGGCTAAGCGATCTTTTGGCTTTTGacacatttttttaaaaaatactaatttttagaAAAAGAAGATGTAttaactaaattatttttaattaaaatttatatattattatataaataaggacaagttttgaaaaaataaaaataatttattaatgattatataaaaaaaatacttattttggataaaaataaaaatatcgtcATTAATTATGGATCGGGGGAAATAAATAGGATCCTTACACCTTTAGTTCTAAAATTTGAATTCAACTTTCGGGAAACAATTTATCTCTAATAGATTGCGAAGCTCAAGAGCAGCAACAATAATAACAAGCCCTTTGTATTAACACAAGTGAAGTGGAAAGAATAGTGCGTGCACAAATTTTAGTATTATCTTGTGAAATAAAAAGGCGCAATCACAACATTATTGGGAAGCTAGGACCAAGTATCGAAAATAGGAATGAAAAAAAAAGTGATAGATTTGTTATTTTACTACACAGGAATTCAATGTGAATCTGCTTTAGCATG is a window from the Nicotiana tomentosiformis chromosome 10, ASM39032v3, whole genome shotgun sequence genome containing:
- the LOC104102912 gene encoding LEAF RUST 10 DISEASE-RESISTANCEUS RECEPTOR-LIKE PROTEIN KINASE-like 1.5, which produces MPFLPFLSIFLILFFLVSNKTTAAHICSKPSTEAEILCPPFTSFPTFPFSSSPGCGHPSFQIQCSPSHAIISINNFTFSLLHYELNSSTLLLSPQESDFNNCSFSRSISLSGSPFKVSDSSCSRLSALKPCPPPNLPNCSHCPMQCKLIKNPLLLLHECGSRHHFDSDERCQSDILGFLDDFLKMGIEVEYDEDQDSYFSSCKTCRANNGACGFNSSHPKKPFLCFPLSQVRYSPPLIRQKSANHVVMLSMLFLLVCFLVVFSIGTFIFRSRQKGSGSEEDPTIIYLRRHRSASLLPPVFPYEVLENSTNHFDPKRKLGDGGFGSVYLGNLEDGRLVAVKHLHKHSPAGAKAFSTKSFCNEILILSSINHPNLVKLHGYCSDPRGLLLVYDYVPNGTLADHLHGNKNLYKKGCLTWSFRVDIALQIAMAIEYLHFSVVPPIVHRDITSTNIFVEKDMRVKVGDFGLSRLLVCTDATVASGDSTGEVWTGPQGTPGYLDPDYHKSFRLNEKSDIYSFGVVLLELITGMKAVDQKREKREMALADMVVSRIQMGLLQQVVDPVLVVDGEAIEGVGAVAELAFRCVAADKDDRPDSRDVVAELRRIRGRARGVGSGGGILRTSNSSNMVVPDGLGLID